DNA from Kitasatospora acidiphila:
GGCGAAGAAGCCGGCCCACCCCGTGAACAGCCATGCCTCCGCCTTCATCAGGCAGTCTCCTCTCGTTCCTCTTCGGCAGCGCGGCTGTGGTCCGGGTAGTGCAGGTCGAAGGCCGGGCATTCGGAGCGGATCCTGGGCATGGCACGGAAGTTGTGGCGCGGCGGCGGGCAGGAGGTGGCCCACTCCAGCGAGCGGCCGTAGCCCCAGGGGTCGTCCTCGGTCACCTTGGGACCGGTTCGGCCGGTCAGCCAGACGTTGTAGAGGAACGGCAGGGTGGACAGGCCCAGCGTGAACGCCCCGATGCTGGAGATGGTGTTGAGCGTGGTGAAGCCGTCCGAGGCCAGGTAGTCGGCGTAGCGGCGGGGCATGCCCTCGGCGCCGAGCCAGTGCTGCACCAGGAAGGTGGTGTGGAAGCTCGGGTAGAGCAGCCAGAAGTGCACTTTGCCGAGGCGCTCGTTGAGCATCCGGCCGGTCATCTTGGGCCACCAGAAGTAGAACCCGCCGAAGGTCGCGAAGACCACCGTGCCGAAGAGTACGTAGTGCAGGTGCGCGACGACGAAGAAGCTGTCGCTGACATGGAAGTCGATCGGCGGGGCGGCGAGCAGCACGCCCGTCAGACCGCCGAGCAGGAACGTCGTCAGGAATCCCAGGCTGAACAGCATCGGGGTCTCGAAGGAGAGCGATCCGCCCCACAGGGTGCCGACCCAGTTGAAGAACTTCACGCCGGTCGGCACCGCGATCAGCAGCGAGGTGAGCGAGAAGAACGGCAGCAGCACCTGGCCGGTGACGAACATGTGGTGCGCCCAGACCACGGCCGACAGTGCGGTGATCGCGATGGTGGCGCCGATCAGGCCGGTGTAGCCGAAGATCGGCTTGCGGCTGAAGACCGGCAGGATCTCGCTGATGATGCCGAAGAACGGCAGCGCGACGATGTAGACCTCGGGGTGCCCGAAGAACCAGAACAGGTGCTGCCAGAGCAGCGGGCCGCCGTTGGCCGGGTCGAAGACATGGGTGCCGAACCGGCGGTCGGCCTCCAGGGCGAGCAGCGCGGCGGCGAGCACGGGGAAGGCGAGCAGCGCCAGGATCGAGGTGAAGAGCACGTTCCAGGTGAAGATCGACATCCGGAAGAGGGTCATCCCGGGGCGCGCAGGCAGACGATGGTGGTGATGAAGTTGACCGCGCCGAGGATGGTGCTCAGGCCGGCGACCACCAGGCCCATGGTCCACAGGTCGGCGCCCGTGCCGGGGCTGCGCACCGGGCCGTTGAGCGGCGCGTAGGCGAACCAGCCGAACGAGGCGGCGCCGTTGCTGGTGAAGAAGCCGCCGACCACCATCAGGCCGCCGAGCAGGAACACCCAGTAGGTGAAGGCGTTCAGCCGGGGGAAGGCGACGTCGGGCGAGCCGATCTGCAGCGGCATCACGGCGTTGGCGAACCCGGCGAAGGTGGGGGTGGCGAAGAGCAGCATCATGATGGTGCCGTGGATGGTGAACAGCTGGTTGTACTGCTCGGCGGTGAAGAACTGCAGCCCGGGGCGGGCCAGCTCGGCGCGCATCAGCATCGCCAGGATCCCGGCGAACAGGAAGAACCCGAAGGCGGTGGTGAGGTAGAGGTTGCCGATCGCCTTGTGGTCGGTGGTGGTCAGCCAGCCGAGCACCCGCTCCCCGCGCCGCACCCGCCGCCGCACCGGATCAGCCGTAGCAGCCTGCACCAGCTGAGCCATCCGGTCTCCCTCGCCTCTCCCGCACCGAGCCACGCGAACCACCAGGCCATGCAACCGACCCGGCCACGCGAACCACCAGGCCATGCAACCGACCCGGCCACGCGAACCACCAGGCCATGCAACCGACCCGGCCACGCGAACCACCTGGCCATGCAACCGACCCGGCCATGCAACCGCCTCGGCGGCCCGCCACGCGCGCGCCGCGCCGCCGGTAAAGCGCTTGATGCACCGTCAGGGCGATCGGGAGACTCGGGACATGAAGCAGATCAACGCACGAGAGGCGGTGCTGGAACACTTCCGCTGGGACGGCGGGCATGCCGACGTCTGGGCGGTCTTCCGGGACGGGGCGGCGCTGGCGGCCGTGGTGCGCGGGCTGGCGGAGCCGTTCCGGCGCGCGGGCGTGACGGCGGTGGTCGGGCTGGAGTCGCGCGGCTTCCTGCTGGGCGCGGCGGTGGCCGTGCAGTTGGGCGTGGGGTTCGTACCGGTGCGCAAGGCGGCCGGGCTGTTCCCGGGTGAGAAGCTCATCCGGGAGACCGACCGGGACTACCGCGGGCTGCGGCACACCCTGCGGCTGCAGCGGGCGGCGCTTGGCGAGCGGGACCGGGTGCTGCTGGTGGACGACTGGATCGAGACCGGCAGCCAGGCGGCCGCGGTGCGCGAGTTGGTGCTGGAGTGCGGGGCGGGCTGGGCCGGTTGCGCGGTGATCGTCGACCAGTTGACGGGGCGCCGGCGGCCCGCGCTGGGCCCGATCCACGGGCTGCTGCGGGCCGACGAACTGCCGGCTGCCCTCCATGCCTGAGCCGACGAACTGCCAACAAGTGCTGGGGAGTTGACGGAGCTACCGCTCCGCCCGTGACCGCTTGACGGTGCGGAACCGGCGGGCCACCGCCCGGGCGAGG
Protein-coding regions in this window:
- a CDS encoding phosphoribosyltransferase family protein, producing MKQINAREAVLEHFRWDGGHADVWAVFRDGAALAAVVRGLAEPFRRAGVTAVVGLESRGFLLGAAVAVQLGVGFVPVRKAAGLFPGEKLIRETDRDYRGLRHTLRLQRAALGERDRVLLVDDWIETGSQAAAVRELVLECGAGWAGCAVIVDQLTGRRRPALGPIHGLLRADELPAALHA